The region GCCGGCACGGACTTCGTGCGGCAGCTCCGCGACGGGTGACCCGGTCGGCGCGGCCCGGCTCTTTCTCGATCCCGAACGCGAACCAGTCATCGTGACCGATTTCCCGCGAATCTTCCGGCACCACCATCGAAGGTGATCAAGGTTCGAACGCCAGCCACCTGCCCGCGAGGAGAGTTGCCGGAGGGAGAACACGATGCCTGCGTTGGGGACTGCCGACCGGGAGACGACCGCGAACGCGGCGCCGGCCGCGGAGGCGGAGCCGACCGCCAGAGAGCCGCGGACCGAGCCGTCACCGCTGGTCGACCGGTGCCGGCGTGGCGACCGGCGCGCCTGGAACGAGCTCGTGCGCTGCTACAGCCCGGTCATCTGGACCGTGGCCCGCTCCTACGAACTGTCCCCGCCGGACTGCGAGGACGTCTGCCAGATGACCTGGCAGCGGCTCGTCGAGCACCTGCCGAGGCTGCACCGCGCCGACCGCATCCGGCCGTGGCTGGTCACCGTCGCCAAGCGGGAGGCCATCCGGAACCGGCGGGTGCGGATCCGCACCGTGCCCGTCGCCGATCCCACCGAGGTCGGGCCCGGACGCGCGGCGGCCGGTGCGACACCCGAGGAGGTCGCGGTCACCCACGACCGCGACCGCGAGGTGCTCGCGGCCTTCCGCCTGCTGCCGGAGAAGCACCAGGCGCTGCTGGGGATGCTCGTGTCGGATCCCGGTACCAGCTACGACGACGTCGCCCAGGCCCTGCGGATGCCGCGGGGCTCGGTCGGTCCGACGCGGATGCGCGTCCTGGCGAGGATGCGCGACATGCTCACCGCCGAAGACGGTTCGGACCCGGGGTGAACCGCCGTCCGCGCTGAGCGGCTGCGCCGCGGAACCGGCCGGGGACTTCGCGGCAGATACCCGGCCGGCTTCCGTCAGCTCGCTTTGCGCCGGCGAGCCCGCAGGGAGGCGTAGTCGATCCCGTGCTCGTCCAGCAGGTCGGCCGCGACGCCGCAGGTGGTGACCAGACCCAGCAGCAGGTGGCGGTCGTCGAGCTGCCGGTCGCCCATGTCCACCGCCTCCCGCAGGCAGCGCCGCAGCACCTCCTTGGTGTCGGCGGCGACGGGGACGTGCCCGCGCGGCGCGAAGCGGCGGCGGCGCCCGCGCGGCACCATCGCTCCGGTGCCGTGGGCCCCCTCGACGCTGCCGACGACGTGGTCCACCTCGATGGCCAGCGCGCGCAGAGCCGAGGCGTCGGACTCGGAGAGCCCGGCGCGGCGACGGGCCGTCTCGTAGGCCGACGCGATGTCCTCGCGCCGCACGCCGTGCTCGGCCAGCAGGGCTCCGCACGGGGTCGCCAGCAGTGCCAGCGCCAGGTGCTCCGCGGTGACCTCGGCGGCTTCGGCCCGCTTGGCCTCCTCGACGGCCCGGACGACGGTGTCGCGTGCGGTGCGCGTGAATCGCTCGAACATCGTCATGCCCTCCCGTGCTTCTTGTGGACCGCCTGCCGGGAGACCCCCAGCTCGTTGGCGACCTCCTGCCACGACCAGCCCTGGTTGCGCGCGTTGCGGACCTGCACCGCCTCGAGCTGTTCGAGCAGCTTGCGCAGGGCGGCCACGGCGCGCAGGCCCGCGCGCGGGTCCCGGCCGCCCGCCGCCGAGGCCAGTTCCGTCGCTTCAGTCATGGTGTCAATGTAGGTTGACACGGGAGGTATGTCAACGTCGGTTGACGTGGTGGTCAGTCCTCCACGGCAGCCTTGATCCCGGCGACCGTCCTGGACATGGCGTCCTCGAGCATCGCCCGCCGCTTGGCCCCCAGGGCCGCGGCCTGATCGGCGTCCATGCCGCGCATGAAGCTCGCGAACCTCGCAGGCGGCTCCTGCATGCGGTAGCGCTGGGTGAGCACGCAGCCGTCGCCGTCCGGCTCGATCGCGAACGACCAGACCGACACCTCGGGGCTCCTGGCGTAGGTCAGCACCGCCCACGCGAACTCCCGGCCCGGGACCGCGGCCACGACCTCGCACTCGGTGGTCCACGTCTCCCCGCCGGCCCGGTTGTGCCCGTGGAACCGGGACCCGGCCGCGCCGGGCTGGCCCCGCAGCCACTCGCCGCCGGTGCACTCCGGGCTCCACTCGCCCATGCGAGTGATGTCGCTGACGACCCGGTAGACCTCATCGGGGGACGCGTCGACCTCCGTGGTGGCCTCGATGTCGAAGGACAGCTCGATCTGCTCACTCATCTGATCAGTCTGTGCGACGCAAGGCACCCTCGGACGTGAGAACGGCGACACCCAGCGGGTGCCGCCGTTCTCACATTCCGTCTTCGGGTGATACGCGAGAAAAAGATCCCGAAGTCAGAGGGCGCCTAGGTTCCGCCACCTGCACCGCCACGCAAGGCGAGTTCAGGGGCAGGGAGGCCCTCAGCGCTGGTACTCCGAACCCAGCGAGGTCGGCCGGTCGGCACGGCCGTCGCCCTGCGCGGGCACCGGCGAGTGGCGGCCGTCGGCGCCGTGCCGCGGCCCGTCCTCGGCCTCGGCGACCGGCAGCTCCTCGGGCCGGCGCGACAGCGCGACGCCCGCCGCGGCCACCCCGGCCAGCACCAGCAGCACCCACGGCCACTTCCGCCTGCGCCGCGCCTCGGGCGCGATGCGGCTGGCCAGCTCGCGGCGGGCGATCTCGGCGTTCCTGGCGAACTGCTTCTGCGCCTTGCGCCGCCGCTTGGCCAGCTGCTTGCGCGACATGCCGGTCGCCTTGCGGGCGATCAGCTCCTGCAACTCGTCGGTGTCGATACCGCGGTGGGCCAGCTCGTACTCGGCGCGCGCCGCGGCCGTCTTCGACATCGCCATTCCGGCCCGCCCGGCTCGCGCGGCCCCGATGCGGGCCGAGCGGATCCCGGTGCCGACTGCCCGGCCCACGTTCTCACCGGCTCGGGTCATGGCCTTCACTTCGTCCATCGTGTGCCTCCTACGCCCGGCGTTCGCCGGTCTTCGCTCTGGCGTCCAGGCGGCCCGGCCGGGTGGCGGGAACGCCTGGCACGTGACGATCAGCCCCCATACTGCACCCAGACACCACGTTCCCGCCTTTCGATGGCAGGATGGTCTGGTGGCTGAAGACAACGGATCGCTCGTTGGGACGACGTTGACCGCGACCCTGCACACGACGCAGGGCGACATCCGGGTCAACCTGTTCCCGAACAAGGCGCCCAAGACCGTCGCGAACTTCGTCGGCCTGGCCGAAGGAACCAAGGAGTACGACGCCCCGAACGCGAAGGGCGAGCGCTCCGGGCCGTTCTACGACGGGGTCATCTTCCACCGGGTCATCGAGGGCTTCATGATCCAGACGGGAGACCCGACCGGTACCGGGCGCGGTGGCCCCGGCTACCAGTTCGGCGACGAGTTCCACCCGGAGCTGCAGTTCGACCGGCCGTACCTGCTGGCGATGGCCAACGCGGGTCCCGGCACCAACGGCTCGCAGTTCTTCATCACCGTGGGCGCGACGAGCTGGCTGAACTACAAGCACACGATCTTCGGCGAGGTCTCCGACCAGGCCTCGCGCGATGTCGTCGACGCCATCGCCACGACCGCGACCGGTCCCGCCGACCGCCCGGTCAACGACATCGTGATCGAGAAGGTCACCGTGGAGCGCGGCGAGGGCTGACGTGACGGTACCGCCGCACGGGCAGCCGACCGGTTCGGACGGGGCGCCGCCGCTTCAGGCGTGCGTGCGCCATCCGGACCGGCCGACCGGGCTGCGCTGCACGCGGTGCGAACGCCCGGCCTGCCCGGACTGCCTCCGCGAGGCGTCGGTGGGCTACCACTGCGTCGACTGCGTGCAGGCCGGCCGCGGTGGCACCCGCCAGGCGGTCACGGTCGCCGGTGCGCGGCTGGCCGCCAAGCCGGTCGTCGTGCCGGTGCTGATCGCGGTCAACGTGCTGGTGCACGTCTACACGTCCGTCCAGGCGGGCAGCGGGATGGACAACTTCGACTCCGACGGGTTCGCCACGTCGGCGCTGCTGCCGATCCTGGTCGCGGGCGGCCAGTGGTGGCGGCTGGTCACCTCCGGCTTCCTGCACATCGGCCTGCCGCACCTGGCGATGAACATGATCGCGCTGTGGGTGATCGGCCGGGACCTCGAACTGGTGCTGGGCCGCCTGCGGTTCACCGCGGTCTACTTCCTGTCGCTGCTCGGCGGCAGCACCGCGGTGTTCGTGTTCGGCGAGCTGGTGCAGCCGGTCGCCGGCGCGTCCGGCGCGGTGTACGGCCTGATGGGCGGCATCGCGGTCGCCGCACTGCGGCTGAAGGTCAGCCTGCGGCCGGTGCTCATCGTGATCGGCCTGAACGTGCTGCTCAGCGTCACCATCCCGGGGCTGTCCCTGCTGGGGCACCTGGGCGGGCTCTTCGTGGGCGCCGCCGCGACGGCGGCGCTGGTCTACGCGCCGAGGCAGCGCAGGCTGCTCTTCCAGGGCGGCGCGCTCGCGGCGATCTTCCTGGTGCTCGCCGTCGCGCTGGTCACCAAGGACATGTCGCTGGGCAACATGGTCTGCACGGGCTACGGCGGCGCGGGCACCCGCTGCGCCGTGGGTTAGCGGATGTTCCAGAGCTGGTTCGCGTAGCGGTCCGGGTCGGGTCCCGTGCCAGCAGCTGATGCCGCTTGCCGAACGGGGCCTAGCCGGGTCGCATCGCGTTCAACGCGTCCGCGACCTCGACCGGATCGGCGCCGAGTTCGAGCCTGGTCAGCACCACGAGCTCGTCGTCGGCGGTGTCGAGGACGAGCACCTCGACGGTGCGGCCGAGCCGCGAGCTGCGCTCGGTCCGCACGGTCACCGCCGCCCACGGCCACGACCTGCGGCCGCGCAGACCGCGCACGGTGATGCCTGCGGCGTCGGCGCTGAGCCGCGGCCGGCAGAGCGTGGCGTAGGCCGAGGCGGCCGCGAGCACGACCACCACCGCGCCGACGAACAGCCGGTCCGGCGCGCTGCCGCTCAGCAGCCACCACGCAACCGCGGCCGCGGTGAGCACCCACCCGGAAGCGGCCAGGCCGACGGGTGTGGACCACTCACGCGAAATCTGGGAACGCACCGCTTTCCGCCTCCTCATCCACCGCCGTGGTTTCACGTGAAACCAGGGTCTGACCAGCGCTGATCCGTTCAGCGGGTGAAGTTATCCACAGGAGTTATCCCCAGTGGGGATGAGTTACACACGTGTTGTTCGGTTACCGGACGCTTTCGCCGACATGAACAGAGTGAGGCCCGAAGGTGTAGCACCTCCGGGCCTCGATCACGTGCGGTTTTCCGGCGGCTAGCGCCAGCGCATGGTCATCAGCAGGCCGATGATCATGAAAGCGAACCCGACCGCGAAGTTCCACGCCTCCAGGTCGGCCATGAACGGGATCTTGTCCCCCGCCAGGTAGTTGACCACCAGCCACAGCAGGCCGATGACCATCATGCCCAGCATGACCACGACGTAGATCGGGTGCGACGGTCCTACCGCCTTCGCCTTCACCGGCGTGCGGCGATCAGCCACCGGGGTGGAGGAGTCCTTCTTGCGGACTTTGGACTTCGGCATGGTGTCCTCGCCAGGGGAGGCAGCGCAGCGTCGGCTGCGTGCTCGGGGGCGGCGGCCGTACCGCGCGATCCGGCCCGGAGCGGAACCGGAGGCGGAGCGGCTCGTTTTCCGACTAACACGTTAACGTAATCTCGTAGCCGACCGAACACCCCGTGCGCTGGCGAGTTCGGTCGGCCG is a window of Saccharopolyspora erythraea NRRL 2338 DNA encoding:
- a CDS encoding RNA polymerase sigma factor, yielding MPALGTADRETTANAAPAAEAEPTAREPRTEPSPLVDRCRRGDRRAWNELVRCYSPVIWTVARSYELSPPDCEDVCQMTWQRLVEHLPRLHRADRIRPWLVTVAKREAIRNRRVRIRTVPVADPTEVGPGRAAAGATPEEVAVTHDRDREVLAAFRLLPEKHQALLGMLVSDPGTSYDDVAQALRMPRGSVGPTRMRVLARMRDMLTAEDGSDPG
- a CDS encoding Clp protease N-terminal domain-containing protein, with protein sequence MFERFTRTARDTVVRAVEEAKRAEAAEVTAEHLALALLATPCGALLAEHGVRREDIASAYETARRRAGLSESDASALRALAIEVDHVVGSVEGAHGTGAMVPRGRRRRFAPRGHVPVAADTKEVLRRCLREAVDMGDRQLDDRHLLLGLVTTCGVAADLLDEHGIDYASLRARRRKAS
- a CDS encoding SRPBCC family protein, producing MSEQIELSFDIEATTEVDASPDEVYRVVSDITRMGEWSPECTGGEWLRGQPGAAGSRFHGHNRAGGETWTTECEVVAAVPGREFAWAVLTYARSPEVSVWSFAIEPDGDGCVLTQRYRMQEPPARFASFMRGMDADQAAALGAKRRAMLEDAMSRTVAGIKAAVED
- a CDS encoding peptidylprolyl isomerase, whose product is MAEDNGSLVGTTLTATLHTTQGDIRVNLFPNKAPKTVANFVGLAEGTKEYDAPNAKGERSGPFYDGVIFHRVIEGFMIQTGDPTGTGRGGPGYQFGDEFHPELQFDRPYLLAMANAGPGTNGSQFFITVGATSWLNYKHTIFGEVSDQASRDVVDAIATTATGPADRPVNDIVIEKVTVERGEG
- a CDS encoding rhomboid family intramembrane serine protease, translated to MTVPPHGQPTGSDGAPPLQACVRHPDRPTGLRCTRCERPACPDCLREASVGYHCVDCVQAGRGGTRQAVTVAGARLAAKPVVVPVLIAVNVLVHVYTSVQAGSGMDNFDSDGFATSALLPILVAGGQWWRLVTSGFLHIGLPHLAMNMIALWVIGRDLELVLGRLRFTAVYFLSLLGGSTAVFVFGELVQPVAGASGAVYGLMGGIAVAALRLKVSLRPVLIVIGLNVLLSVTIPGLSLLGHLGGLFVGAAATAALVYAPRQRRLLFQGGALAAIFLVLAVALVTKDMSLGNMVCTGYGGAGTRCAVG
- a CDS encoding PH domain-containing protein produces the protein MRSQISREWSTPVGLAASGWVLTAAAVAWWLLSGSAPDRLFVGAVVVVLAAASAYATLCRPRLSADAAGITVRGLRGRRSWPWAAVTVRTERSSRLGRTVEVLVLDTADDELVVLTRLELGADPVEVADALNAMRPG
- the crgA gene encoding cell division protein CrgA gives rise to the protein MPKSKVRKKDSSTPVADRRTPVKAKAVGPSHPIYVVVMLGMMVIGLLWLVVNYLAGDKIPFMADLEAWNFAVGFAFMIIGLLMTMRWR